TCCTGGGTCGCCGGACCGCTGCTGGTGCTGATCTTCGGCTACGGCGTGCTGCTGCTGGTGCACGTGCCGATCCGCGAGGTGCCCGCGCGGCTCGGCGGCCTGCTGCACCGCAAGGGCGACCGGCTCGACGGCTTCGACGGCCCCGACGAGTTCGGCGACGAGTTCGGTGACGAGCCGGAGCCGGAGGAGAAGCCCGCCAAGCTGCGCCGCCCGTCCCGCGCCCGCCGCCAGGCCGCCGCCGTCGAGGACCAGCCCGAGCTGCCGCTGGACGAGGAGCCGCCGCCTCCGCCGCCGCCACCGGTCAAGCCCGCGCCCAAGCCGAAGGCGACGCCCGAGCTGCCGAAGACCGCCGCGCTGGCCGTGCGCGCCGTCGAGGGCGACTACAAGCTGCCGCCGCCGACGATCCTCAAGGACGGCGACGCGCCGAAGGCCCGCAGCAAGGCCAACGACCTGATGATCGAGGCCATCTCCGGCGTGCTCGACCAGTTCTCGATCGACGCGCAGGTCACCGGCTTCACCCGCGGCCCGACGGTGACGCGGTACGAGGTCGAGCTGGGTCCCGGCGTGAAGGTCGAGAAGATCACCGCGCTGACCAAGAACATCGCCTACGCGGTCGCCACCGACAACGTGCGGCTGCTCGCCCCGATCCCGGGCAAGTCCGCGGTCGGCATCGAGGTGCCCAACAGCGACCGCGAGATGGTGCGGCTGGGCGACGTGCTGCGCTCGCCCTCCACCGTCAAGGACAACCACCCGATGGTCATCGGGCTGGGCAAGGACATCGAGGGCCACTTCGTCACCGCGAACCTGACCAAGATGCCGCACCTGCTGGTCGCGGGCTCCACGGGTTCGGGCAAGTCGAGCTTCGTGAACTCGATGCTGGTGTCGCTGCTGGCCAGGGCCACCCCGGACGAGGTCCGGATGATCCTGATCGACCCGAAGATGGTCGAGCTGACCCCGTACGAGGGCATCCCGCACCTGATCACGCCCATCATCACCCAGCCGAAGAAGGCCGCCGCCGCGCTGGCCTGGCTGGTCGAGGAGATGGAGCAGCGCTACCAGGACATGCAGGTCAACCGGGTGCGGCACATCGACGACTTCAACCGGAAGGTGAAGTCGGGCGAGATCACCGCGCCGCCCGGCAGCGAGCGCGTCTACCGGCCGTACCCGTACATCATGGCGATCGTGGACGAGCTGGCCGACCTGATGATGACCGCGCCGCGCGACGTCGAGGACGCGATCGTCCGGATCACGCAGAAGGCGCGCGCGGCGGGCATCCACCTGGTGCTGGCGACCCAGCGGCCGTCGGTGGACGTGGTCACCGGCCTGATCAAGACCAACGTCCCGTCGCGGCTGGCGTTCGCCACGTCGTCGCTGACCGACTCGCGGGTCATCCTGGACCAGCCGGGCGCCGAGAAGCTGATCGGCATGGGCGACGGCCTGTACCTGCCGATGGGCGCGTCGAAGCCGGTGCGCGTGCAGGGCGCGTACGTCGGGGACGACGAGATCTCGGAGATCGTCAACTTCACCAAGGACCAGGCGCAGCCCGAGTACACCGACGGCGTGACGGCGGCGAAGGCCGGTGAGAAGAAGGAGATCGACGCCGACATCGGCGACGACCTGGAACTGCTGATCCAGGCGGCGGAGCTGATCGTCACGTCGCAGTTCGGCTCGACCTCGATGCTCCAGCGCAAGCTGCGCGTCGGCTTCGCCAAGGCGGGCCGGCTGATGGACCTGCTGGAAACGCGCGGCGTGGTCGGCCCGTCGGAGGGCTCGAAGGCCCGCGAGGTGCTGATCAAGCCGGACGAGCTGGACTCGGTGGTGTACCTCATCCGCGGTGGGGGCGGCCCGGAGCCGGACGCGGACGACGAGGGCTGAGCCGCCGGCGGTGTGCGAGTACCCGGCGATCCGCGGCGACGACCAGCCCCTGCCGTCGTCGGTGGTGGCCGAGCACCTGGCCGCCCTCGGGCTGCGGCAGTCGGAGGGCAGGTGGTCGGAGGGCAGGTGGTCGGCCGGGGACGAGACCGGCAACCTGGCCGTCACCCCGGAAACCGCCGCCGGCCGCTGCGCCACGGCCGCGGACGACCAGGTGGTCGGCTTGGACGTGGCGCTGTGGTGCCCGCACTCGTCGCGGACGGCGCGGTGGCCGGACGAGGCGACCGGTCGGGCTCAGGAACGCCTGCTGGACGCCGTGGCCCGTGCCCTGGGCTGGACGATTGCCGCCTCCGACCGCTGACCGCCGTTCCACCTCGGGACTGTCGGGACGTTCCCGGCGCTCCGCGTTCAACGCTTCTTTGTCGGACCCCGCCGGCACAATAAGAACAGGGGTCCCCTGGGCGAGGACCCCTGCGCAGCGTGGTTCGCGACCGGCGTCAGCTGGCGCCGAACTCGCGGACGGCCTGGTAGTACAGGTCGGCCGTGCGGTTGCACGACCAGTTGCCCGCGCACTGGTGGTAGAGGTCGGACTTGAAGTTGTTGTCGATCCGCAGCCGGGTGGTCTCGGTGAACCGCCCCTGCCGCTTGTAGTTGCGGTAGCCGAAGTCGTGCCGGTGGCAGGCCGGCAGGAACTTGAACCCGAACGGGTTGTCCGGCGACCACGAGCAGCCGTCCGACGACCAGTCGAGCTGATCGCTGTACGGCCGTTGCGCCCGCAAGGAGCTGAACTGGGACAGGGACTTGCCGAACAGGTAGTCGTCGGTGACGGCGGGCGCGTTGATGGCCGCCTGGCCAACACCGGCGCCGGCCAGCAGGGCGAGCGAGGCGATCACGACGGTGAGAGCGTTGCGCAGGGATTTCGCGAGCACTGTTCTTCCCCTCGGTTCACGGGCTTGAGGGGTGTTCTTACCGGCCCGCGATCAACGCACAACAGCCCCAATCGGCTCATACCGCGGCAACGACGGGTGAACGTCGGGCCGCACGCGGTCACCGCCGCCGGCCGCACCGGCTGGTCGCGCAGTTCCCGTAGCGCCAGCACATCGGCGTCCGCCGCGCAGGTACCCGCCGAGCCGCTGCTGGGCCATCCGCAGGCACACCGACTGGGCCGCCGCGCCCGCTTCGAGCAGGCCGAACCGCCCACCGCGCTGCCCGTACCCGACCAACACCGGCTGGTCCGCCAGGACGAGCGCCGGCGCCGGCGCGGGTTCGGTGTCGGCGGCCGGCACTTCGCGCAGCCGCACCCAGACCGGCGCAACCCGCCCGCCGACGGGTGCCCGGTCGGGCCCGCTACCCCGGGCTGTGCGGGCTGAACCCGTCCAGCCGCCGGCACGACCCGTCCGGTTCGGCGACCGTCTCCAGTGGACTGCACCGCGGCGAAGCCGGCGCAGCAGCACGGACGATGGCGTGATCACATCGCCCGCCTGCGGTAGTACTCCGACACCCACGGCCCGGTCAGGCCCACGGCCATCACGTACGCGAACACCACCAGGGCCACCACCGGCCCCACCGCCGCCGCCACCGAGGGCACCACCAGGGACTCGGCCACGAACAGCAGCGCCCAGAACGCCAACCGCTTCGGCGCCGACCGCAGCGGGTGCCTGCCGATCGAGCGGTCGTACCGGTACCCCGCGCGCAGGCTGACCAGCGCGCCGATGAGTGCGATCACGCCGCCGCCCTCCTGCGTGCGTAGAAGCGGTGGACTTGAAGGCCGGCGGCGTCGACGTGCTTGGCGTCGACGTGCTTGGCGGCGACGTGCCTGGCGGCGACGTACGCCCTGCGCCCGGCACTGCGAACGGGCCGAGCGACGCCGTGCGGTGGTCCAGCAGCAGGTGCGCGCGGACCGACGCGGTCAGCCGATCCGGGTCGAGCTGGGCGAGCCGTACCCCTCCGCACCGGCTCGACCAGCTCGACCAGCACCCGCGCCTCGGCTCCGGGCACATCCGGGAGCAGGTGGGCGAGGTCCGCTCCGGCGCGCACGACCAGGCCCTCGTCCCACGCCCGGGCGCGCCGGGCCGGGTTCGGCACGAGGGCGGTCACCGGACCGCCTCGTCCTGGTCGTCACCCCGGTCGAGGAACCGCTGGATCGCCGGCTCGTCGGGGAACTCGTCGTCCTCCTCGGTGTCGATGAGACGTTCGGCGATCGGCACCGGTTCCTCCACCCAGGCGGGTTGGAACTCGTCGCTGGGCAGCAGCCGGTGGCGGCGGGCGAACTCCTCGGCGGCGTCCCGGATGGACTCGCGCAGCGTGCCGATCACCACCGTCTCGGCGGTGTAGGTCAGCTCGACCAGCAGCGCGCGCATCCGGTCCAGCTGGTCCTCCTGGTCGGCGTTGTCCGCGAGCTGCGGCCACAACCTGCGCTCGAACACCTCCACGAAGTCCGCCGCGATGCCGTCGGTGGCGGTGCGCAGGTTCGCGAACTTGTCCAGCACGTCGTCGCTGGGCACGCTCAGCGCGGCGAGCCGGTTGCCCGCCTCCAGCGCCCAGCGGCGGACGTGCGGCCAGCCGCGGCGCCAGCGGACCAGGCCGAGCTGGAGGGCGCGGCGCAGCACGCGCGGCCGGACGTCGCCCATCGGGACGAGGCGGCTGATGTCGCGGACCCTGATCCGGACCCAGTCGTCCGGACCCTCCGCCTCGCCGACCCCGAGCACCGCCGCGACGCTCGCGCCCTTCTCGCGCGCCTTGACCAGCTCGGCGATGGCGGGCAGCGAGAAGCCGCGCGACTGCAGCCGTTGGACGAGGGTGAGCCGTTCGAGGTGGGAGGCGTCGTAGTAGGCGACGCGGCCCTGCCTGCGCGGCGGGTGCAGCACACCCTTGGTCTGGTACATCCGGATCGTGCTGCCGGGCAGCCCGACCCGGACCGCCAGCTCGTCGACCGTCAACTGCTCCACGGCGCCGATCTTGGCGGGTCGACGCTCGCAGAGTCAAGACTCTTCGAGTTATCACTCGAAGAGTTACAGGTGCAGCAGCATCCGCGAGTTGCCGAGCGTGTTCGGCTTCACGTAGGAGAGGTCGAGGAACTCGGCCACCCCCTCGTCGGCCGATCGCATGATCTCCTCGTAGACCTCGGGCGACACCGGCGTGCCGTCGATCTCCACGAAGCCGTGCCGGCTGAAGAACTCGGTCTCGAACGTCAGCACGAACAACCGCTCCAGCTGCAGCTCGCGGGCGGTCTCGATCAACCGGGTCACGATCTTGCGCCCGATGCCCCGTCCCAGCGCGCCGGGCGACACGGCCACCGTGCGGATCTCGGCCAGGTCCTCCCACAGCACGTGGAGGGCGCCGCACCCGAGCACCACCCCGTCGTCCTCGGCCACCCAGAACTCCTGGACGTCCTCGAACAGCGTGACCAGGGGCTTGGCCAGCAGCACCTTTCCGGCGTAGGCGTCGATGAGGGCCTTCATCGCCCGCACGTCGTCGGTGCGCGCGCGACGCACGTTGATCGGGTCGTTCACGGTGCAAACGTATGCCCTGCGCCGCCGGCGCGAGCGCCCAGGTGACACCAAGCGCCACCGGCCCGGTCCACCGAGGTGGGGATGGATCGCGATGGTGCGCATGGGCAACACCACGGGCGGGTTTTAGACGACTCCAAGCATGACCTTCTGGGAATCCGATCGCACTTCAATTCGGGTGGACCGTTGGTCACATTCGACACCTGACGCGCTAACGGGTGAATGCCTCTGGTTGCGCTCGCACCGCGATGTCGGACGGTTTTCCGCGTAGTGCGACCATGGAACCGTTCGCAACTCGGGTATGGCGAACTCCACTATCGCGTGAACAGAGAGGATTTTCGAATGGGCAACACGTCATATGGTGACCGGGGTGCGGCCTCACCGCGCAAGCAGTGCTCCTCGACGCGTCGAACGGCCACCGTCGCGGAAGTGGTCCTCGTCGTCGTGGCGCTGGCGTTCACCGGTTGGCTCCTGGCCGCCGGCCACGCTCCGCGGACCTCGGTGGGCGTGGCGCTGGTGGTGGTCGTTGTCGTGGTGCTCGTGCCGCGCGTCGAGCCGGGTGGGGTCCGCGGACTTCTGCTGCGCCTGGCCGGCCCTGTTCCGGGTGGTCGAGGATGACCGGCTCGGTGGACGCGTTCAACCGGTTGGTCGCCGAGACCTTCAGGGCTCACCGCGTAGCGCCACCGGTGCGGTTCGTCCTCGCGCTGGACTACGCGCGGCTGCTCGACTGGCCGCAGTACACCGAGATGTTGTTCGACCTCGCCCTGGACCGGCAAGAACGACAGCGGATCAGAGCCGCGTACGAAGTCGCGGGCCCGCCGGCCGCTCCTCCGGACCACCTGGCGGCAGCAGGTTCGGAGGATTCCGAATTGCGGTGCGCGAACGAGC
This genomic window from Saccharothrix sp. HUAS TT1 contains:
- a CDS encoding phospholipase — encoded protein: MLAKSLRNALTVVIASLALLAGAGVGQAAINAPAVTDDYLFGKSLSQFSSLRAQRPYSDQLDWSSDGCSWSPDNPFGFKFLPACHRHDFGYRNYKRQGRFTETTRLRIDNNFKSDLYHQCAGNWSCNRTADLYYQAVREFGAS
- a CDS encoding DNA translocase FtsK; amino-acid sequence: MGRGKELDPAHRRDGFALVLISLAVITAAGVWWQAGGPVGRWVDVAVRSSVGGPAVILPVLLLVIGVALMRTDPNPEARPRLVIGSILVTVGFLGVFHLAGGLPMDPLARRDAGGALGYLAGGFLAQGLTSWVAGPLLVLIFGYGVLLLVHVPIREVPARLGGLLHRKGDRLDGFDGPDEFGDEFGDEPEPEEKPAKLRRPSRARRQAAAVEDQPELPLDEEPPPPPPPPVKPAPKPKATPELPKTAALAVRAVEGDYKLPPPTILKDGDAPKARSKANDLMIEAISGVLDQFSIDAQVTGFTRGPTVTRYEVELGPGVKVEKITALTKNIAYAVATDNVRLLAPIPGKSAVGIEVPNSDREMVRLGDVLRSPSTVKDNHPMVIGLGKDIEGHFVTANLTKMPHLLVAGSTGSGKSSFVNSMLVSLLARATPDEVRMILIDPKMVELTPYEGIPHLITPIITQPKKAAAALAWLVEEMEQRYQDMQVNRVRHIDDFNRKVKSGEITAPPGSERVYRPYPYIMAIVDELADLMMTAPRDVEDAIVRITQKARAAGIHLVLATQRPSVDVVTGLIKTNVPSRLAFATSSLTDSRVILDQPGAEKLIGMGDGLYLPMGASKPVRVQGAYVGDDEISEIVNFTKDQAQPEYTDGVTAAKAGEKKEIDADIGDDLELLIQAAELIVTSQFGSTSMLQRKLRVGFAKAGRLMDLLETRGVVGPSEGSKAREVLIKPDELDSVVYLIRGGGGPEPDADDEG
- a CDS encoding MerR family transcriptional regulator: MEQLTVDELAVRVGLPGSTIRMYQTKGVLHPPRRQGRVAYYDASHLERLTLVQRLQSRGFSLPAIAELVKAREKGASVAAVLGVGEAEGPDDWVRIRVRDISRLVPMGDVRPRVLRRALQLGLVRWRRGWPHVRRWALEAGNRLAALSVPSDDVLDKFANLRTATDGIAADFVEVFERRLWPQLADNADQEDQLDRMRALLVELTYTAETVVIGTLRESIRDAAEEFARRHRLLPSDEFQPAWVEEPVPIAERLIDTEEDDEFPDEPAIQRFLDRGDDQDEAVR
- a CDS encoding amino-acid N-acetyltransferase, producing MNDPINVRRARTDDVRAMKALIDAYAGKVLLAKPLVTLFEDVQEFWVAEDDGVVLGCGALHVLWEDLAEIRTVAVSPGALGRGIGRKIVTRLIETARELQLERLFVLTFETEFFSRHGFVEIDGTPVSPEVYEEIMRSADEGVAEFLDLSYVKPNTLGNSRMLLHL